One window of the Cydia splendana chromosome 18, ilCydSple1.2, whole genome shotgun sequence genome contains the following:
- the LOC134799642 gene encoding uncharacterized protein LOC134799642, translating to MNDQDKICVILFDEMALKKRLILNTTTDKIDGFQDLGNEGGRSADIADHALVFMLQGVRKKYKQPLAHYFVKGTVSSERLSVIIKTIIQRVVQQGFSVIGTVCDQGPTNMGALNLLKRLSGISIDANYFLVDGTKIFTVYDIPHLFKSIRNNFLQGGEVLWDNKKGKWKHLIELEEKNRNTLHFMKISKRAVLPKYKSKMKVKLAAQILSNTVSAILKLQAESVDDTAKNELMQTAEVIEDLDQLFDCTNGPASYKDIKKNKRENVSKKSFHHNKWRTYKEKLKSLKFLKAGNYVTLKNVRCVKGYIISISSLQDIWDFVNARGMKYLNLRQLNQDSLENLFGLIRQHSPTNRNPTCYHFGSALKSSILTRLSSPALRGANCEQDDNRIIFDFHDVVFGTKKEKGNEQQIQEPHEQISPEDDVPVLHLAEDLEEDEDLVNFDNQPAVYVSGFVAKKILNGLTCSRCCSVFQADEQTGKGEYRSIYLREWDKNDIRLTYPSIALCNQIMVLTKVFEENIKTMLYVSGVTQYSKTIILGSIDTSWLCPEHFADCAEKLAVIFSMLLLRNECRRQNDVFSLGEENTADVLKKAEQGGTAK from the coding sequence ATGAATGATCAAGACAAAATATGTGTCATTCTATTCGACGAAATGGCCCTTAAAAAACGACTGATACTAAATACCACTACTGACAAAATCGATGGATTCCAAGACCTTGGAAACGAAGGTGGTAGATCAGCAGACATTGCTGATCACGCCCTAGTGTTCATGCTGCAAGGTGTAAGGAAAAAATACAAACAGCCTTTAGCACATTATTTTGTTAAAGGAACTGTCAGTTCAGAAAGACTGTCGGTCATAATTAAGACAATAATACAAAGAGTCGTTCAACAAGGATTCTCAGTAATTGGTACAGTTTGCGACCAAGGACCTACCAATATGGGTGCTTTGAATTTACTAAAGAGGTTGAGCGGAATTTCCATTGATGCCAATTACTTCCTTGTTGATGGAACAAAAATTTTTACAGTATATGATATACCCCACCTATTTAAATCTATAAGGAATAATTTTTTGCAAGGGGGCGAAGTGTTGTGGGATAATAAAAAAGGCAAATGGAAGCATTTAATCGAACTCGAGGAGAAAAATAGAAACACTCTCCATTTCATGAAAATTTCGAAACGAGCAGTTCTGCCCAAATATAAAAgcaaaatgaaagttaaactAGCAGCACAAATATTAAGTAATACGGTTTCAGCCATACTGAAACTACAGGCAGAATCAGTTGATGACACTGCCAAAAATGAATTAATGCAGACTGCCGAAGTTATTGAAGATTTAGATCAGCTCTTTGACTGTACTAATGGTCCGGCTAGTTACaaagacataaaaaaaaataaacgagaaaacgtatcaaaaaaaagttttcatcATAACAAATGGAGAACAtataaagaaaaattaaaaagtctCAAATTTTTGAAAGCTGGCAACTATGTTACCTTGAAAAATGTTAGGTGTGTTAAAGGATACATAATATCAATTTCTTCCCTTCAGGATATATGGGATTTTGTAAACGCCAGAGGAATGAAATATTTAAACCTGCGTCAACTGAACCAGGATTCGCTGGAAAATCTTTTTGGATTAATTAGGCAACACAGTCCGACAAACAGGAATCCGACATGCTACCATTTTGGTTCAGCATTAAAATCGTCAATTTTGACGCGCTTAAGTTCGCCAGCACTACGCGGTGCGAATTGTGAACAAGACGACAACCGAATAATTTTCGATTTCCACGATGTCGTTTTTGGAACGAAAAAAGAAAAAGGAAATGAACAACAAATTCAAGAACCACACGAGCAGATATCCCCTGAGGACGACGTGCCTGTCCTGCATTTGGCAGAAGATTTGGAGGAGGATGAAGATTTAGTAAATTTCGACAACCAGCCAGCGGTTTACGTCAGTGGTTTTgtggcaaaaaaaatattaaacggCCTTACTTGCAGCAGATGCTGCTCAGTATTTCAAGCAGATGAGCAAACAGGAAAGGGCGAATACAGATCCATATATTTAAGGGAGTGGGACAAAAATGACATTAGGCTGACCTACCCAAGCATTGCTCTTTGCAATCAAATCATGGTATTGACGAAGGTATTTGAAGAAAATATAAAAACCATGCTGTATGTTTCTGGCGTGACCCAATATTCAAAAACTATTATCCTTGGGTCCATTGATACATCGTGGTTATGCCCTGAGCATTTTGCTGACTGCGCTGAGAAGTTGGCAGTAATTTTTTCCATGTTACTTCTACGAAATGAATGTCGTAGACAAAATGACGTTTTTTCATTGGGAGAAGAAAACACTGCTGATGTATTAAAAAAGGCAGAGCAAGGTGGCACAGCAAAATAG